Proteins encoded in a region of the Vicia villosa cultivar HV-30 ecotype Madison, WI linkage group LG5, Vvil1.0, whole genome shotgun sequence genome:
- the LOC131605760 gene encoding uncharacterized protein LOC131605760 has translation MSNLKHQFKILSITEDNFITWNNNLIEYLICEGLNKILEGENSGKSTDDPDEIEKRKSKVNRIIKHYLDDGLQTKYSNAKDPNILWDKIKARFGHQKKVLLPSLVDQWNKLRIQDYKTVIAYNSAMHQIISQLEFCGKIITEKEKLEKKISTFHASQILLQ, from the coding sequence ATGTCAAATCTTAAGCATCAATTCAAAATTCTAAGCATAACCGAGGACAACTTCATAACCTGGAACAACAATTTAATAGAGTACCTTATATGTGAGGGACTTAACAAAATTCTTGAAGGAGAGAATTCTGGAAAATCGACAGACGACCCAGATGAAATAGAAAAGAGAAAGTCAAAAGTAAACAGAATAATCAAGCATTATCTTGATGATGGATTACAAACAAAGTATTCAAATGCTAAAGATCCCAATATTTTATGGGACAAAATTAAAGCAAGATTTGGACATCAGAAGAAAGTCTTGTTACCCTCATTAGTGGATCAGTGGAACAAGTTAAGGATCCAAGATTATAAAACTGTCATTGCATATAATTCTGCTATGCACCAGATTATATCACAGCTAGAATTTTGTGGCAAAATTATAACtgaaaaagaaaagttggaaaagaaaatTTCGACTTTCCATGCATCTCAGATATTATTGCAATAA
- the LOC131607821 gene encoding uncharacterized protein LOC131607821, with the protein MKCFALCLVSFWVLFGFWFQSVSSQNFSVSAIKQAASPPRGWNSYDSFSWIISEQEFLQNAEIVSQRLRAFGYEYVVVDYLWYRRFVDGANSNSLGFDVIDQWGRMVPDPVRFPSSNDGKGFTQLAKKVHSLGLKFGIHVMRGISTQAVNANTPILDPATGGAYQESGRVWHAKDIAIPERACGWMSNGFMSVNTKLGAGRAFLKSLYQQYADWGVDLVKHDCVFGSDLDINEITYVSEVLSQLNHPVTYSLSPGPHATPAMAKEINGLVNMYRVTGDDWDKWEDVEPHFDVARDFSNAKLIGANGLKGNSWPDLDMLPFGWITDPGVNEGPHRYCRLTLSEQKSQITLWAIAKSPLMYGGDLRKIDPFTFRMITDPTLLEINSFSLNNKEYPYARGSVHLKNEDHKVKRIKHSLGLTSCTESKASGWTAESLDHDLQRICWKGGLGNENQKPFCVNKRGLQFKLNGDNTYQEKYRGKIHLVATNEMRLCMDGSPKQKVTASEFKIGTFSPCTLDSNQMWELNSNGTLVNSYSGLCATVNSVEVNANSGGIRSWVATGRKGELYLAFFNLSEQKMTIETTTSELGKFFPAGGIHTCQGTEVWTGKKIVPSKTRGKITADVDVHGCAIFAFTC; encoded by the exons ATGAAGTGTTTCGCACTGTGCTTGGTTTCTTTCTGGGTTCTCTTTGGTTTCTGGTTTCAGAG TGTGTCATCCCAAAATTTTTCTGTGAGTGCCATAAAGCAAGCTGCCTCGCCACCGAGAGGTTGGAATTCCTATGATTCATTTTCTTGGATAATTTCTGAACAGGAATTCTTACAGAATGCTGAAATTGTTTCTCAGCGTCTTCGTGCTTTTGGATATGAG TATGTTGTGGTGGATTACCTCTGGTATAGGAGGTTTGTAGATGGTGCTAATAGTAATTCTCTTGGATTCGACGTGATTGATCAATGGGGAAGGATGGTCCCTGATCCAGTAAGGTTTCCTTCTTCCAATGATGGGAAAGGATTCACTCAATTAGCTAAAAAAGTACATAGCTTAGGTTTGAAGTTTGGGATTCATGTTATGAGAGGGATAAGCACACAAGCTGTGAATGCAAACACGCCTATCCTAGATCCAGCAACG GGTGGTGCCTATCAAGAATCCGGTCGAGTGTGGCATGCAAAAGACATAGCAATCCCAGAAAGGGCTTGTGGATGGATGTCTAATGGTTTCATGAGTGTAAATACAAAGTTAGGAGCAGGAAGAGCTTTTTTGAAATCGCTTTACCAACAGTATGCTGATTGGGGTGTTGATCTTG TGAAACATGATTGTGTGTTTGGTAGTGACTTGGATATAAATGAGATTACTTATGTATCTGAG GTTCTCAGCCAGCTTAATCACCCCGTTACGTATTCTTTATCTCCCGGACCCCATGCGACACCAGCCATGGCCAAGGAAATCAATGGACTAGTCAACATGTATCGCGTAACAGGAGATGACTGGGATAAATGGGAGGATGTCGAGCCTCACTTTGATGTTGCAAG GGACTTTTCTAATGCGAAACTGATAGGAGCAAATGGTTTAAAGGGAAATTCCTGGCCTGATTTGGACATGCTACCATTTGGATGGATAACCGATCCAG GTGTGAATGAAGGTCCACACAGGTATTGTAGGCTGACTCTAAGTGAGCAAAAGTCACAG ATAACTTTATGGGCTATAGCAAAGTCTCCCCTTATGTATGGAGGAGATTTGCGGAAGATCGATCCTTTCACATTCAGAATGATCACGGACCCTACCCTACTAGAGATTAATTCTTTCAGCTTAAATAATAAGGAG TATCCTTATGCCCGCGGCTCTGTGCATTTGAAGAATGAAGATCACAAAGTAAAGAGGATTAAACATTCATTAGGCCTAACTAGCTGCACCGAATCGAAGGCAAGTGGTTGGACTGCGGAAAGTCTTGACCATgatcttcaaagaatctgttggaAAGGGGGTTTAGGAAACGAGAATCAGAAACCTTTTTGCGTAAACAAGAGAGGACTTCAGTTCAAATT AAACGGAGACAATACGTATCAAGAGAAATATCGCGGCAAAATTCATTTAGTTGCAACCAACGAAATGAGACTTTGCATGGATGGTTCTCCAAAACAAAAAGTTACCGCCAGTGAGTTCAAGATAGGCACATTTTCTCCTTGTACATTGGATTCAAATCAG ATGTGGGAGCTAAACTCTAATGGAACCTTGGTAAATAGTTACTCTGGTCTTTGTGCAACAGTAAATTCCGTCGAAG TTAATGCTAACTCAGGCGGGATCCGTTCATGGGTTGCGACAGGAAGAAAAG GAGAATTGTATCTGGCTTTCTTCAATCTAAGTGAACAGAAGATGACGATAGAAACAACGACATCAGAGTTGGGTAAGTTTTTCCCTGCCGGAGGCATCCATACATGTCAAGGTACTGAAGTATGGACAGGAAAGAAAATTGTACCAAGCAAAACGCGAGGGAAGATCACCGCAGACGTTGATGTTCATGGATGTGCAATATTTGCTTTTACTTGCTAA
- the LOC131607822 gene encoding uncharacterized protein LOC131607822 has protein sequence MTKQTAQACVVAVTSFYLFMKLTPSIPQPQTYHDFADKREFLGIPNAFNVISNFPFMVIGLIGLMLCHHRNYFNFSLQGELWGWTCFYVAVTSVAFGSSYYHLGPNDNGLVFDRLPMTVAFASLVAILIIERIDAKKGTLSIIPLIMAGITSSVYWRFFGDIRPYLLVQTVSCIAIPLMAILLPPMYTHSTYWLLAAGFYPLAMLQETADRLIFAATFHTVSGHTLKHLSAAMVPLILTVMLAKRRPLHAKSA, from the exons ATGACAAAACAAACTGCGCAGGCATGCGTAGTCGCGGTTACTTCCTTCTATCTATTCATGAAGCTAACCCCATCCATTCCTCAACCTCAGACCTACCATGATTTCGCTGACAAACGCGAATTCTTAG GCATTCCCAATGCATTTAATGTGATATCAAATTTCCCTTTCATGGTTATTGGTCTCATTGGCCTTATGCTTTGTCATCATAGGAACTATTTTAACTTCAG TTTGCAAGGTGAGTTATGGGGTTGGACATGTTTTTATGTGGCTGTGACTTCAGTAGCTTTTGGGTCTTCATATTATCATCTAGGACCAAATGATAATGGCCTTGTGTTTGACAGGTTGCCT ATGACTGTTGCTTTCGCTTCACTGGTGGCAATCCTCATCATTGAAAGGATTGATGCAAAGAAAGGAACGCTTTCGATTATTCCTCTTATTATGGCTGGTATAACAAGTAGTGTGTATTGGAG GTTCTTTGGTGACATCCGTCCTTATCTTCTGGTCCAAACTGTATCATGCATTGCCATACCTCTTATGGCCATTTTGTTGCCTCCAATGTATACACATTCAACGTATTGGCTATTGGCTGCAG GATTTTACCCTCTAGCTATGCTGCAAGAGACTGCCGATAGATTGATTTTTGCAGCAACTTTTCATACTGTCAGTGGTCACACACTTAAGCATTTGTCTGCTGCAATGGTTCCTCTCATCTTAACAGTAATGCTTGCAAAGAGGAGGCCTTTGCAT GCAAAATCTGCTTAA